The segment AATGAGTGCGACCCATTCTCTTATGTTTTCAATATCAAAACAAAACAACAACGAATGGTACCAAAGCTTCAATTTTGTAAACGATGCAGGACATACAGAAAATGGCATTTACGCACTTAGGGCCAATTGGGGATTTGACGATTTAACACTGGAATCTCTTAAAAAATTTCGTTCAATAGAAAGTAAACTCACAGGACATGGGGAGGCCCATCTTAACCCTGAAGGAGTTTATATTAGCAATGGGCCTTTAGGTTCCGGCCTTCCACAGGCCCAAGGTTTGGCGATAGCTGATAAAATATTAGGAAATAAACGTAAAACAATTTGCGTTATTAGTGATGGCGCAGCAATGGAAGGTGAGGCCAAAGAATCTTTTTCGGCCATTCCTGGCCTCTATCAAAAGAAAAAGATCAATCCCTTCTTAATGATCATTTCAGATAATAATACTAAACTTTCTGGACGAATTTCTGAAGACTCATATTCAATGAAAGAAACATTTGAATCTTTACATTTATTAGGATGGGATGTTGTTAAGGTTGATGAGGGAAATGATCTTCAAAAAGTTTATCTGGCCATCGAAAAATCACTTGAATCTTTAAACAACTCTAATCGGCCCATCTGTTTATGGTGTAAAACAATAAAAGGTTATGGAATCGAAGATACCCAAAAAGCAGCGAGTGGTGGACATGGACATCCTCTGGCCTACGGAGATGATAAATTAAATGACTACCTTAATGAAATTTTTAAAGGTGAAGTTCCTCCTCCCCTAAAAGAATGGGCCATCGATCTACAACAAAAAACTGAATCCAAAAAACCCGGGATAAAAAAAGAAAAAGTTCAAATTGGAATAGCAGCTGCACTAAACAAGGCCATTAGTGAAGGTTATCCAGTTTTTTCATTATCATCTGATTTACAAGGATCAACAGGTCTTAAGGAAATGCATAAACAAAACCCAGACAAATACATTGATCTGGGAGTTTCAGAATCAAATATGATTAACTCATCAATTGGTCTAGCTAAAGCTGGTCTGATTCCTGTAGTTGACACGTTTGCACAATTTGCAATTACAAAAGGAAATTTACCTACAATTATGAGCTCACTTTCTCAAGGCCCATATATTGGTATTTTTAGTCACACAGGTTTTCAAGATGCTGCCGATGGAGCTTCCCATCAGGCCACAACTTATTTTGCAGCAATGAGTTCAATTCCAGATACTGATGTTTATAATTTGAGTACGTCAGAGGAAGCAGAATT is part of the Halobacteriovoraceae bacterium genome and harbors:
- a CDS encoding transketolase, whose amino-acid sequence is MKVLPIKNRLAKTPLNKPFCSTTVQNNKGQDIELADPNFTRGLVLLMNQYAVKGGAAAHWGGPAALAEIMSATHSLMFSISKQNNNEWYQSFNFVNDAGHTENGIYALRANWGFDDLTLESLKKFRSIESKLTGHGEAHLNPEGVYISNGPLGSGLPQAQGLAIADKILGNKRKTICVISDGAAMEGEAKESFSAIPGLYQKKKINPFLMIISDNNTKLSGRISEDSYSMKETFESLHLLGWDVVKVDEGNDLQKVYLAIEKSLESLNNSNRPICLWCKTIKGYGIEDTQKAASGGHGHPLAYGDDKLNDYLNEIFKGEVPPPLKEWAIDLQQKTESKKPGIKKEKVQIGIAAALNKAISEGYPVFSLSSDLQGSTGLKEMHKQNPDKYIDLGVSESNMINSSIGLAKAGLIPVVDTFAQFAITKGNLPTIMSSLSQGPYIGIFSHTGFQDAADGASHQATTYFAAMSSIPDTDVYNLSTSEEAEFFVYEVIKKYSESVASGETPPTSLFFLGRENFVPKYQNQNFEINKAQVLTSGNQVTLVTSGPLVQNALEAYELLKNNHNIEITVINSPQINKPDTNTITHCLKQTSGKLITLEDHQIIGGQGQILAHKLLLEGATFKLRSMGINGNFGRSAYKALDLYKLNKLSTQDIINEVLNFN